One Littorina saxatilis isolate snail1 linkage group LG12, US_GU_Lsax_2.0, whole genome shotgun sequence genomic region harbors:
- the LOC138982803 gene encoding MORN repeat-containing protein 4-like → MGRQGEYRYPDGTVYNGQWNEHGHRHGYGHLAYPDGSNYWGHFDNGLYGGLGVMAFQDGSRYAGEFRHGKFHGLGVFQRADNMMFEGEFKEGKIWGMGLVTFPDGTHGLPRNEGYFEYNQIVRREKCPTVIHRAQEVAKRAEHPTNIK, encoded by the exons ATGGGTCGTCAAGGAGAGTACAGGTACCCAGATGGCACTGTTTACAACGGTCAGTGGAACGAACACGGTCATCGTCATGGTTACGGTCACCTTGCCTACCCTGATGGCAGCAACTACTGGGGTCACTTTGACAATGGCCTGTATGGAGGTCTTGGGGTCATGGCCTTTCAGGACGGGTCAAg GTATGCTGGCGAGTTCCGTCATGGCAAATTCCACGGCCTAGGAGTTTTCCAGAGAGCGGACAACATGATGTTTGAAGGGGAATTCAAGGAGGGGAAAATCTGGGGCATGG GCCTTGTGACCTTTCCTGATGGAACGCACGGGTTGCCTCGGAACGAAGGTTACTTTGAATACAACCAGATCGTACGCCGTGAGAAATGCCCTACGGTCATCCATCGAGCACAAGAAGTCGCCAAGAGAGCAGAGCATCCAACCAACATCAAGTGA